A section of the bacterium SCSIO 12696 genome encodes:
- the hslO gene encoding Hsp33 family molecular chaperone HslO yields the protein MSDSDKLHRFIFDHCDIRGEITTLEHSYQQVLQTANYPEPVQQLLGQFLAAVSLLSATLKFDGVITLQARGDGPLSLIVADCTRHHNLRALAEFDPEFSFSSGQALSELIGNGQLAITIDPSKGERYQGIVPLEQPYLASCLEDYFKQSEQLPTRIWLSADKQRSGGLFLQALPQQNASEEHNTEQWQHLTQLAETITTDEQLHLDHQQQLFRLFHQDNVRLLDSSDLQFACSCSEQRTLNMLVNLEKAELLSILEEQGRIEVNCHFCNQLYRFGAADIDHLLSGESPTLH from the coding sequence ATGAGCGACAGCGACAAACTGCACCGTTTTATTTTCGACCACTGTGATATCCGCGGTGAGATTACCACTCTGGAACACAGCTACCAGCAAGTTCTGCAAACCGCCAATTACCCAGAACCTGTTCAACAGCTGCTTGGGCAGTTCCTGGCCGCGGTAAGCCTGCTCAGCGCGACACTGAAATTCGATGGCGTCATCACACTGCAGGCGCGAGGCGACGGTCCACTGAGCCTGATCGTGGCTGACTGCACGCGCCACCACAACTTACGCGCCCTGGCAGAGTTCGACCCAGAATTCAGTTTTAGCAGTGGCCAGGCACTGAGCGAGCTAATTGGCAACGGTCAACTGGCGATTACCATCGACCCCAGTAAAGGGGAACGCTACCAGGGCATTGTTCCACTGGAGCAACCCTATTTGGCCAGCTGTTTGGAAGACTATTTCAAACAATCCGAACAACTGCCAACCCGAATATGGCTGAGCGCCGACAAGCAGCGTTCTGGCGGCCTGTTTCTGCAAGCCTTGCCGCAACAAAACGCCAGCGAAGAACACAACACCGAGCAGTGGCAACATCTGACCCAATTGGCGGAAACCATTACCACTGACGAGCAGCTGCATCTGGATCACCAGCAACAGTTGTTTCGCCTGTTCCACCAAGACAATGTGCGCCTGTTAGATAGTTCAGACTTGCAATTTGCTTGCAGCTGCTCTGAGCAGCGCACTTTGAATATGCTGGTTAATCTGGAGAAAGCCGAACTGCTGTCGATTTTGGAAGAGCAGGGCCGAATCGAGGTCAATTGCCATTTTTGCAACCAGCTTTACCGCTTTGGTGCTGCGGATATTGACCACCTGCTTTCAGGGGAGTCACCTACTCTCCACTGA
- a CDS encoding RNA-binding protein has protein sequence MDKVRIDKWLWAARFFKTRALAKAAIEGGKVHIDGQRTKPSKEITTGTTLQIRQGWDEKTVEVIALSDQRRGAPEASLLYRETDASITQREANAAQRKALKGGDAAPLKRPTKKQRRQIHGFWENQDR, from the coding sequence ATGGATAAAGTACGTATCGACAAATGGCTATGGGCCGCGCGCTTCTTTAAAACCCGAGCCTTGGCAAAAGCCGCCATAGAAGGCGGCAAAGTTCACATTGATGGCCAACGCACCAAACCCAGCAAAGAAATAACCACTGGCACAACACTTCAAATCAGACAGGGTTGGGATGAAAAAACCGTAGAAGTGATTGCACTATCCGACCAGCGCCGAGGCGCACCGGAAGCAAGCCTGCTGTATCGGGAAACCGACGCCAGCATCACTCAGCGAGAAGCCAATGCGGCACAGCGGAAAGCGTTAAAAGGCGGGGATGCCGCCCCACTCAAGCGCCCCACCAAGAAACAGCGGCGACAAATACACGGCTTTTGGGAAAATCAGGATAGATAG
- the yrfG gene encoding GMP/IMP nucleotidase: protein MDGTLLDLHFDNHFWLEYLPQRYAEHHGLCPNQATNELHARFEAKRGTLEWYCLEHWSEQLAVNIRELKEEIDHLIQERPFTQGFLDYLGDEGKQRVLVTNAHPDSLSLKLQITGIGDRLDRIISSHQFGAPKEEQTFWQQLHQQLGFDPQRTLFVDDTERILEAAQQFGIKHLLCIHQPDSKGVHRNIERFPAINHFDELTPSNYHHHG from the coding sequence TTCTGGCTCGAATACCTGCCACAACGCTACGCTGAGCACCACGGCCTCTGCCCCAACCAAGCCACTAATGAACTTCACGCCCGCTTTGAAGCCAAGCGCGGCACCTTGGAGTGGTATTGCCTGGAACATTGGTCTGAACAGCTGGCGGTGAATATCCGCGAACTCAAGGAAGAAATAGACCACCTGATTCAGGAGCGCCCTTTTACCCAAGGTTTTCTCGATTATCTGGGCGACGAAGGAAAACAACGCGTACTGGTAACCAACGCCCACCCGGATAGCCTGAGCCTGAAACTACAGATCACCGGCATTGGCGACAGGCTAGACCGTATTATCAGTTCCCACCAATTTGGAGCCCCCAAAGAAGAGCAGACCTTTTGGCAACAACTGCACCAACAACTGGGGTTTGATCCACAACGCACCCTGTTTGTGGACGATACCGAGCGCATCCTGGAAGCCGCGCAACAGTTTGGCATCAAACACCTGCTGTGCATTCACCAGCCGGACAGCAAAGGGGTACACCGCAATATCGAACGCTTTCCCGCCATCAACCACTTTGACGAACTGACCCCCAGCAACTATCACCATCATGGATAA